Proteins encoded in a region of the Phacochoerus africanus isolate WHEZ1 chromosome 8, ROS_Pafr_v1, whole genome shotgun sequence genome:
- the CEACAM18 gene encoding carcinoembryonic antigen-related cell adhesion molecule 18, giving the protein MDLSRRRCRLWKELVLVASLLALGICQASGQIDINPDSLIGVETYRTRLVLENGPEDAQAYSWHRGTNDTEENMIVSYNVTSDSQQNGPMFTGRESVLKTGDLHIRGSQLNDTGNYTVRVDAINGTQRATGWLKIQELEIPGISVNATSVVEDIDSVAAICYTNDTNVMWYVNSAPVSSNNRMTISPDTKTLIIQRIERFDSPLQCSIEIIPEIFGRSELIQLTVAYGPYGMTLTSTPNHLSGVVSAEIGTPVEMKCTAYSRPESQYRWFHNGSLLSFSGENISLPSLTWDQMGSYRCVVENPVTQLTFYQRLQVQVPCETRSSAWHVAGADKRVGEWKDERALDLTSIIPSLLGHPKPAQKRVFTISGSYVVVLIVVTVLGGVVFCATLIYVLFKHYSTRYLLPWAQGGTLAGNWDSTAGPALRGGGGARSGLSGIIWADR; this is encoded by the exons ATGGACCTTTCCAGACGGAGGTGCAGACTCTGGAAGGAACTGGTCCTTGTGG CCAGCCTGCTAGCCTTGGGGATCTGCCAGGCCTCTGGCCAAATCGACATCAACCCAGACTCACTGATAGGAGTGGAAACATACCGGACCCGCCTAGTCCTTGAAAACGGCCCTGAAGATGCCCAGGCCTATAGCTGGCACCGCGGCACAAATGACACTGAGGAAAACATGATTGTCAGCTACAACGTCACCTCTGATTCCCAGCAGAACGGGCCCATGTTCACCGGCCGGGAAAGTGTGCTGAAGACGGGTGACCTGCACATCAGGGGGTCTCAGTTAAATGACACGGGGAACTACACAGTGCGGGTGGACGCCATCAATGGGACCCAGAGAGCAACTGGCTGGCTCAAGATTCAAG AATTGGAAATCCCTGGGATCTCAGTCAACGCCACCTCTGTGGTCGAGGACATAGATTCCGTGGCTGCCATCTGCTACACCAATGACACCAACGTCATGTGGTATGTGAATTCTGCACCAGTGTCCAGCAATAACCGGATGACAATCTCCCCAGACACCAAGACACTCATTATCCAAAGGATTGAACGTTTTGATTCACCACTTCAGTGTAGCATAGAAATCATCCCGGAGATTTTTGGGAGAAGTGAGCTGATCCAGCTGACGGTAGCCT ATGGGCCCTACGGCATGACCCTCACCAGCACGCCCAACCACCTCAGCGGTGTTGTGTCTGCCGAGATCGGCACCCCGGTGGAGATGAAGTGCACAGCCTATTCCAGACCGGAATCCCAGTACCGCTGGTTCCACAACGGCTCCCTGCTGAGCTTCTCAGGGGAAAACATTAGCCTCCCAAGCCTGACCTGGGACCAGATGGGCAGCTACAGATGCGTTGTGGAGAACCCCGTCACCCAGCTGACCTTCTACCAGAGACTCCAGGTCCAGGTGCCCTGTGA GACCCGGTCCAGTGCTTGGCACGTGGCAGGTGCTGATAAGCGTGTGGGCGAATGGAAGGATGAGCGAGCATTGGACCTGACCTCCATTATACCCTCTCTTCTAGGGCACCCCAAGCCTGCTCAGAAAAGAGTCTTCACCATCTCAGGATCCTATGTGGTGGTGCTTATCGTAGTGACAGTCCTGGGTGGTGTCGTCTTTTGTGCAACTCTGATCTACGTTCTGTTCAAACATTACTCCACCAGGTACCTGTTGCCCTGGGCCCAGGGTGGGACACTGGCTGGGAACTGGGACTCCACAGCCGGCCCAGCCTTGAGAGGGGGAGGCGGAGCCAGAAGTGGGTTGTCAGGGATCATCTGGGCAGACAGGTAG